TCTGGCCCAACAGGGTCAAGAAACTCTTTGAGTGACTATGGGAACTTAGGAACCTTGGtagtgcaatggctaagcactcagctgctaaccaaaaggttggtgattcacaCCCATCAGCcagtccgtgggagaaagatgtggcagtctgctcccataaaggttacagccttagaaaccctatgggacaactctactctgacctgtggggtcactatgagtcagaattgacttaacggcaacaagtttatgggaacTTGAGTTAAACATTAAGAAGGAGGTGGAATGAACCATGGCCAGGCATAAAATGTCTTTTGTGATCTGACTCCCACCAACTCTTCCTGCtggccacccctcccccacccaccatGCGCCACCACGTGCCTGTGCCAGCCATTCCCCAAACCACCATGCCTCCCCATGTTCTATGCCGCTGCCtcagcctgcctgcctgcctgcactCCCTTGTCTGTCTGATGACCTCTAAGAAGTCTTCAAGGCACACTTTAGGCCCCTCCCCTAAAGTCTCCCCACCTTTTGAAGTAATGTGCTCTTCTGCCTCTAGCTCCCCTACAAGCCCCATGGGCATATGTGCAGTGCACTGCAGCATTTATCACCTGAAATTACCAACATCAACACCCAGGCTAGAAAGCCGGCTCCTTGAGAACCAACATTCTCTCCAGGAAGAATTATACAGAGAGACGTACACAAGGCTCAACCCAGAACAGGCAGGTCAAAAAATGCTTCCGGAGTAAATGCATGAGAGACGTGGAAATCTCTGAAGCGCTGGACTGTCAGGACCAGGAAGGGCAGCTGAAGCCAGAGGCAGAGGAAAACGGATGAGATGGCCTTCAAAGGGCCTTGCCAATCCCAGCATTTCTAAACCAGGCCCTTGGGACACATAAACCTGAGAGGCTCTAACAGCTCCACTTTGTGAGGTGTTTAGATGCTGTGTCACAGACCCAGGAAGGTCAACACCATAGACCCAGATCAACACCTAAAACAGGGGTTGGCTAGCGCTAAGAAGATGGTACTGAGTGAACTTCTATTCCCTATTCTTTGTGCATTTATGTGGAGGGACTTCAGCTAGACTAACACGCCTCGCTTCTATCTCGCCAGGTCTCTAATCAGGGTGGGTACAGAATTCCATGCCCCTCTTACCTCCGACCCAATCTCATTGGCGATGATGTTCATGAACTCAGAATCACCCTCCTTCCTACAACAGAGGACATAGATATGAGTGCCAGGTTGGAGTGAGAGCTGTGAGACTGCAGGAAACCTGGCTGCTCCTCATGAGGCTGACTTCCTGCCATATGTCCATGCACACAGAGGCCTGGGCCCTCTTCAAAGACAAAGAGTAAGATGCCCTTCCTGGCCTCAGCATGCTGACTGTGTGTTTCTGTCTCCCTTGAAGAGGATTCTCCAGGATAATCGGACATCTGTTAGATGCTAAAGGAAATGAGGGAAGGTGCTCATGAAAGTTAGTGTTACAGCAAAGATGTTTATGTCAAACTCAAGAAATCTGGTATGTAACGCCACTTCTCAGGCTCTCTGCTGTCTTGAGAATACCAGTGAGCACCTCCCCTTCTACCACCCACTGCATACAAGCCCAACGCTGCTCTTCTGCCTCGTCTCCACGCCTGATCTCTCACCTATGTAATACGACCACACCTCCCCAGTCTGGGCTGTTCCTGAGGCTATGGGCAGTGTGCACGGCCAAGTCTCTGAGGAGATTCAAGTTGTTCTGAAATAGATGTGATAACTCAGCAAACAGGTGGAAAGGATAACAAGAAAGAACACCATCTTCCCTCCACTTCattcctccctcccactcctcttTGACAAACTACACATCTGTTTAGGCCAAGGGGGCGAGTCTGACGGCCTATTCCAGCAGAGCGCACGCCCTGTTGCTCCCTCCATGGAATAAATCACCTTCTGCAGAAGCTTGGTCGAGTTTTGTAGCTTTTTCACTGCTTCCACATGCTCCTCTGCTCCACACCTGTGAGAGAAGGGTCAATGGAAACCTGGCCAGCTTCCCAATTGCTTTTGCTGTTGGGGGCAAATCAACAATTCTCTTTTTGAAAGGGTACCTCCCACCAGATGGGAATCTGGAGACATTATAAGGAGTCCCCTTAGGTAATTGGGGGATGGCTATAAAGGTGTAAACCATTTTTGGGGTCTGCTCTACTATCCGCAGCACTTTATCATTTATCGTTACATCTTTCCCCCCAGACGTAATAGATTATTCTGTCCACCTTCTCCAGGTAGGAGAGCTAAAACCCTCAAGCCCCGGGGTGTCCACAGCTGAGAGAGACAGAAGATCAGAAGAAGGAGGCATACTTAAGCAGACTGGTCAGTGCTTTTTCAGTCCCATGACTTCTCTCCATCCACTTCAGCACCCGGTTCCCAGCCAGAAATATCAGGTTAGTTTTGTTCTTCTTCCCCTTCTCAGTCCCCAGAATCTTAATCACCTACATGAAGAAGGGAGTAACGCACGTTCACATAGGCATAAACTCCAGCGAATCCTGGAACCCAAGGGCAGGAGAGACTCAGACCTCTTCCCCAGCTCCGAAGCAATGAAGGAATGATTTCCCTTAGGATTCTTCAATTGCACCCCCATCACTCCCAGCCTGGTTGTGATTCCCCATGCCTGATACCCTCTCTCAGCCACTCAGAGGCCCTTCCTCACCTACCTGAAGATCACTGAGATTGCTCAAGTGGGTCCCACAGCACATGTTGGAATCAATGCCCTCGATGGTAACAACTCGAATGGGTCCAGCATGATCATCTGGCAAGCCCCGGCCCCTCACCTGGAATAGACGGGAGAGGGACGGGCTGTCTAAATTTTGAGAAGAAGCCCTGGGAGGGCCATCCTGCAGCTGCCGCCCCACTGGCTCTCCCCTCACCTGCTCCACCTCAGGATCATCCAGGCTTAGTTCTCGCACATTCACCGGCAGCCGATCTCTGATTTTTTCATTGACACTCTGCTCAATGGCAGCTACTTGCTCTGTAGTCACAGAGGGACTGTCCAGCTCAATCACACTCCGGAGTCGTCCTAACTCCCTGCCAGAAGAAGTAGAGTGGTCACAGGATATTGATGATGACAGTGATAATAACACACAAAAAGTtcacagttcataaagaatattCATACAAATgaccttatttaatcctcacaaaaatcccGCAAGGCAGGGATTGTCATTTccgttttataggtgaggaaaccgaGACTCAGGGGGAACACAATCAGAGTTGTGGAGCCAGGATTCACCCCCTCGTTCTCTGGGTTCCAAACTCCATGTACTTTCCTGACCCAAGGGAGCTATTTCTCCTCTCACCATTGTGTTTCTCCTAAGAAACACAATtttaatgtgtcaacttggctaggctacagtgcccagttgtttgggcaaacactagtctagatgctgcTGTGTGGTATTTTGTTAATGCGGTAAAGATTTATAATCAGTTGGCTTTAAATAACAATTACCCTTGGTAATGTGGATGGGCCTCATCCAATTAGTTCAAGGCTTTAGGAGCAAAAATTGAGGTTTcccagaaaagaagaaattctgcctcaagactataATACAGaaatcctgcctgagtttccagattGCCAGTCAGCCCTACAGGTTTCAGACTTGCTAGCCCCCACAACTGCTTGAGCTGATTCTTTAAAATAAACCTCTTCacatatacatggagccctggttggaacagtggttaagcattgggctggtaaccaaaggtcagcagttcgaatccaccagccgctccctggaaaccttatgagacagttctactctgtcctaagagtcactatgagtcggaatctacttgatggcaatgggtttatatacatatatatcctaTCGGTccagtttctctggagaaccctggaTGATACAGACTTTCACTATCAAGGGGAAAGGAGATCTCAGGGCAAATTATGAACACTCCCCTTTCTCATATCCCTTACTCCCTGACCCATGCTTGAGAAAGGAGCAAGTAGCCAGAAACCCACACCCTACAGTTCGTCTTATGTCTCTTGCTCACCATGATGTTGTCTTCCATCCAAACAGATGGTCAGCGACCGCTGTGATGAGATGCTGCCCTGAGCAAAAAGGGAGCAAGAGACAGAAGATGAGTTAGAAGCCCAGACAGCCGCATACTCCCACAAGTCTCACTTGTTGAAGACCTATCTCCCAGGCACCAGGGACTTCGGATACTTTACTGAAAATCTTCATGAGAATCCCCGCGAGAGATATGATGATGCCATTTGAGGAACTGAGGCCTAGGGAGATCAAATAACTTGCCAAGGCAATGTAGCTTATCAGAAGCAGAaatgggatttgaactcaagttCTGATGtggcatattcattcattcaacaaaaagttattgagtgcttaccagctgtgtggcacAGGGCTTGGAATCAGAGATACAGCACCATCTCTGATTGATGGCGACAACGAGGAGGAGGAATTAATTCTACGAAGGCAGAGGGAATGAGACAGCCAAAGGCCTTTAGGGGGAAAGAAGCAGGATGTGTTCGAGGAACAGAGAGAAGGCCAGTATCTACAGAATGCAGACAGCAAGAGGGAGAGGGGCACCAGATGAGGCTGGAGCAGTTGACAGGGGACAGCCCATATGGGGCTTATAGGCCATGTAGAGTTTGTAGGCCAGGAGGAGTTTGATTTTACAAAAACAGCCGCAGGAAGCCCTTGAAGAACTTTAAGCAGGGGTGTGACATgaccagatttttatttttaaaagattattctggctgctgtgtggagaatgggCTACAATAGAGTAAGACTAAATgtggggagaacagctaggaggCTATTACAGAGGTCCAGGGGCAAGAGAATAGGAGCTGGGACTAGGCTGATGGTGGTGACAGTGAGGGCAGTGCAGAGACATTTAAAAGATAAGCCAATAGGATTCAGTGGCTTTTCCCAAAGAAAGTGGTGTCTGTAATGAATTCCAGGATTTAGGCTTACACAACTGGGTGGGTCATGATGCTCTGTACTAAAATAGAGAATGCTAACCGAGGACCAGGCTTGGGGTGAAGGGCGGTGGGGGTAGAGTTTTATTCCATTTTGGACATTTTAAGTTTGAGAAGTCTGTAAGACATGCAGATAAAGGCATCTGGTGGGAAATTGATAAAATCCAGCAGTTATTCTAACACTTTTACTTCTCATATTGATTTTATGGCATTCATCATATTCTGCCTGAATCAAAGCTAATTCTGCATGTCTGTCTCTTCCAAAAGGTTAacttctagagaagcaaaaccacttggtcatgatgatgACTACCCGTCCTGTaagtcccccaccccacccaacccCACATACCTGAATGCTGCTGCATGTGGTCAaacctccgctcccagtccaccCGGACCTGGACCTGGCTCCCAGGGGTCAGGGGTGTCTGTGTGAAATGATCAGCCTGGGACCCCTGGCGGGTCACTCTCAGCACAGCGATGTCACTGATTGTACCTCGGTCATCAGGCTATGGAAAAGAAGTGCAGGCAGTCAATGGTGGGAGGCTGGACTCACCCTAACAAGGACTCTCTAGGAAAAGTGTGTGAGGGACAGATCCAGAATTTGAGCTCCCCAAGGGGAAAAAGATCATGCCAAGTGAGGTAGGTCTATTTTGTTCCATAAGGGAATTGTCTCTCTGTCCTCTTCACTCTGAACACGTAGATATTTTGTTAATtagaacaaaataacaaaattaaaagagaatAAGAGGAAAGAGACAATCACAGCAAAGATTTTAGTAAAACTCAAAGAACCTCCATCCTTACTTTCATTGCCTTAGTTTAAATGCTTATTATCTTTCAAGAGTCTCTGAGATGATCTGaattttccctcctccctccaccccatCCTCTGCACTGCTACTAGaattagatttaaaaatattcattcatttcctcaaaaagttaaacacagaattaccatatgacccagcaattccactcctaggtacatacccaaaataactgaaagcagggacacaaacagatacttgtacaccagtgttcactgtagtattattcacaatagccaaaaagtggaaacacaaATGTCCATTCCACCAAGAGATGAACGGATGAATatattgtggtatatacatacaatggaatattatttagccgtAAAGAAatatgaagttctaatacatgctgtaacatggatgaaacttgaaggcattatgctaagtgaaataaatcaaaatgacaaatattgtatgattccacttatgtgaaatatctagaataggcaaatgcatagcaACAAGAGTagattaatggttaccagaggctgggggCTGTGAGGGGGAGAAACGGCAGTTACTGCTTTATGGGTACTGAGTTCTATTTGGGCTGATGAAAAAGTCTGAAAATAGATTGTGGTGACCgttgcacaacattgtggatGTAATTAATCTCACTGAATTGTAGACTCAAAAATTACTAAAATGGTAaagtttatgttatatatattctaccacagtaaaaaaaaatttttaattcactCATTAAAAAAGGTATCAAGTGCTAATTGCTTACAAGACATTGTGCTAGCCCAAGATACAATGGAAACAAGACACAGTCCTTCCCCTGAAAGAACTTAGACTTTGGAGGAGAATACCGATAAGCAAACAGGCAATTACAACATAATCTAAAACATGCTATAACATAAGTAAATACATAGCAGTAGAGAAGCTCAAAGACTCAACAGTCTTGGGGAATCAGAAAGACCTTCCTTAAAGAACTAATGTCTAAAATTAGGCCTTCTATGGACACCTGAGATCACAGGTTTTCCTTCACCAGATGAGAAAACTTCCATGTTGGGAACACTACTGCAATAATGACATTAATATGAAACTGAAGCCATCTCAGTAACAAGTCTACTGAAAATGTTCTCTCATGCTACTTCTTTAAGAGCCTGCATGGCTCACCACTGCTTCCTCAATGAAGTCCACATGCCTTAACATATCCTTCAAAGATCTATGAACTGGCTACCTTTCCATGGTCATCTCCAGCCTGTCTCCAAAACGCACCATAGGCTTCGACTGTATCAGACTGCTTGCAATCAACTAGACTTGTCAGATTCCTTCAAGCTTCCCTGCCTGCTGGAGATAGTATTTCTGCTGAGAGCGCCCCCCTGTCAATTTCTGATTTTTGACATTCTACCTATCCTTCGAGATACAGTTCAAATGCCACCTCTACCATTAATGCTCACCTTTGGAGTTATTCTCCTCTTCCCTGTTCACATTGTACCTAATCTGTACCCCAACACAACATTGATAAGgccgccttaaaaaaaaaaaaaccaaacctgttgccatcaagtcgattctgactcatagcgacccttttaggacagagcagagctgccccataggatttccaaggagctgctggtggattcgagctgccaaccttttggttagcaaccatagctcttaaccactgtgcccaccagggctccaagtctgCCTCATGTCCCACTATTGTAAACTATCTACCTCTCctgaacaaaaggttggcagttgaaactcaccagctgctctgcagaactAAGACGTAGCATAAAGATTCAGcagtctgctccataaagatttacagccttggaaactctatggagcagttctactctgtcctataggattgctatgagtcagaattaactccatggcagtggtgttttttcttttttttttattaaacaccCTCAGCTTATTCCtagctcagggcctttgcacttaccATTCTCGTTGCCTGGAATACCAGCACACCAGATAATTGCAGTGACTCAACCCCTCAATTCATTTAGGTCTCTACTGAAATAACTTGCGTCCTACGTGGGAAAGCATCCCATCACTCTGTTTCCCTTTACtcagctttcattttatttatagcaTTTACCCCTACTTGGCATGTTATTTATGTATTAGTGGTTGTCCGTCTTGTTCAATAAACATGCCGCATATGTAGGGGCACCCTCTAGTTCACTCGTTATCCTTAGACGCTAGTATAGTACCGAAAAAACCCACATAGTACCTAGTATATGTTATGTCTAGATAAAtacttataaatatttgttgagtcaaTAAATGAACTGAATTGAACTAATTTCCAACCGTGATCATTACGGTTGAGAACCAGGAAGCAGGACAGTATTTTCCACCTGAGCTCAAAGGAATTAGGGTTTTTTCTTGGAAGGAGGAAGGGCTGGGGGACGAGCCTGGTACCTGTCCTCCGCCCTCGGGGAAAAGCAGCGTGTCTTCCAGCACCACGTGGAAACCGTTCACCACTTCCTTCTTGCCATTGCTTCCTTCGGTCTGCAACTCTGCAGGGCGGCAGGAGACCACAGTGGTGGTGAACTGTCACAGAGAGGGACAAGGGAATAAGCCCCAATCCCAAGCCTCCATACACCGGGACTGAATCCCTATCCCGGCACTCTCTCTGCATGAGGCGCCCTCTTCCCCGCACCGCCCCATCCGCTCGGCAGCAACAGACGCCTCGGGCCTTACCTCCCGGGCGTAGCTGTCCCTCTGACACAGGAACGCCATTACCGGTGTTTCTCAGGACGCGGAGATTCGCGCACCCAGAAAACCCTGGGAGCGGACGGAGAGCGACGGGGGACAAACCTCACTATGGCCCCGTATGTGCGCAGAAGCAAGAGGATAAGAATGGGGTATGGCTTGGACAAATTTATTGAAAATGCGAATTGCGAACATTCTGGATTGGGTAGCAACTGTTTTCAAGGTTTTGAAAagaccagaaaaataaaacaaaaaacaactgcaACCTGAATTTGTCAATGCTCTTAGTTAATCCCCTTTGTCTGGAGGCatgtgtgtgttcgtgtgtgcTTTGGGGCGGGGGTCCATAACCTTTCTGCCCCTGGGGTAGAACTAATGTCTTAATAGCAAAATGAGCAAAAGGCGTGGACAGAAcacattaaaagaaatacaagtcTCCAGAAGAGTTTTAAAcatcaaagaaaacattctttaatggttataagggtagggagggaggaagaggggaattcactaaatggatagtagacaagaatcattttaggtgaagggaaagacaacatgcaatacagaggaagtcagcacaactgtcctaaaccaaaagctaagaagtttcctgaacacagtcaaacactttgagggacagagtagcaagggcaggggtcttggTACCATGGTTCcagtggacatctaggtcaataggcataacaaagtttattaaaatggTCTGCATCCACTTTGGTGAggggtgtctggagtcttaaaagcttgtgagtggccatctaagatgcatgaattggtcccaaGCCActtggagcaaaaaagaatgaagaacaccaaggacacaaaatattagcccaagagacagaaggggctacataaaccagagaatccatcagcctgagaccagaagaactagatggtgcccacctaccaccgatgactgctctgacagggaacacaacagagtccccgacagagcaggagaaaagtggggtacagaactcaaattctagtaaaaagaccagatttaatggtatggctgaggctagaggaaccccaaaagacatggcgccatggactctctgttaacccagaactaaaactattcctgaagcccactgttcagacaaagattagactggacaataggacattaaatgatacttgtgaagagtgtgcttcttagttcaagtaaataCACCACACTaaatgggcatctcctgtctggaggcagatgagaaggcagaagggaataggagctggctgaatggacatgggaaaccagaggtggaaaggggaagtattctttcacattatagggattgcagctagggtcacatagcgatacatgtataaatttttgtataagaaattaatttgatcagtaaactttcacctaaagcacaataaataaataaaaagaaatatgtcactaataaaaataatgtgcaattttataatcaaaagcaaattaaaactaacCACAATCTTTAATCTTGGCAAAGATCTAAGGAAGTGTTGGAGAATGGAGCACTTATTGTTGGTGGGAGTAGGAACTGCTGCAACTTCATTGAAGAGCAACTTGGCAAAAGCTATCAAAATGTTTAAATGTATCTATCTACTCTTTGAACTCAGACTCATGgcttacagagtagagctccacAGGGCGCTACAGAGTAGAGCTCCGCAGGGCGCTACAGAGTAGAGCTCCGCAGGGCGCTACAGAGTAGAGCTCCGCAGGGCGCTACAGAGTAGAGCTCCGCAGGGCGCTACAGAGTAGAGCTCCGCAGGGCGCTACAGAGTAGAGCTCCGCAGGGCGCTACAGAGTAGAGCTCCGCAGGGCGCTACAGAGTAGAGCTCCGCAGggcgttacagagtagagctccatagggtgctcttggctgtaatctttaggaaagtaGATCACCTGGGCTTTCTTTTGTGGCATCCCTGGtgtgttcaagctgccaacctttgggttagaagtTAAACACAAACCTTTCGTGCCACCTACGACCTTACTCTAGAAATTTACCCTACAGCTATTCATGAACAAGTATGTAAAGAGCTATCTACACTTTTTAAGAATATTCCTTGCAGCATTGTTTGAAAATggcaaaacactaacaacaacataattgtcCTTCAATAAGCccattgtatttctgttacagcagcactagataactaagatgatcTCCAGCATatagtaagtgaaaaaaaaagcatgctgCAAGATGTACATAGTATGATTCGAACTGAGTACACGCACAGACACGTATCGCGtttgtttatgtatgtattaaattttaatatatatattatagtaATATAAAGTATATAATGCTGTATATATTCTGTATATGTTGTGTATTGTTCTACATAATTATATCTTATAACTATCTAATATAAAATACAGGTATTGTGAAATTTATAATATAtgttatacatgtatataatttttggaaagtatataacatatacatatttatacacacacaatttTTGGAGAAATTGTTAATATTTGTTACCCTTATGGGGGTTAcagattttactttaaattttataccctttacattattttaatttctttactaTGTCCGTGTATTACTTATATAATTCTTTGAgtatactttttaaataaacCTCAATACTTTGCCATGAGCTTAAGGGCAAAGTTTGTGGCTGTTGCATTTTGTGTAAGTCACAATCTCTTGTACACGTTcccaaaaacaaaacgaaacaaaaaaaatctaaaagcattgtcattgagttgattctgacaaccctatataggacagagtagaactgccccatagagtttccaaggctgtaaatcttcatagaAGTGGACTCTCACACCTctgtcccacagagcagctggtgggtttgaatcaccgaccttttggttagtggccgaacacttaactactgcaccaccatggtTCCTTTTTGTACATGTTAGGCACTTAAAAAATGTTTGTGAATGAATAGGGTAGCTGAAAAACGGAGGAGTAAACAAATGTAGGTATTAACTAGAGTAACATCTAGTTTTAAAACCATGAAGAAATTTCTGGCATATGCAGAAAGCTGAGGTGAGGTTTCCGGCTGGTTCTGGGGATAGTAGTATTAGCCATGTAAGGAAAGGCTGGTTTCTGCTCTGAGAAATCAGAACACAGATCTGGACACAGGGAAGTCCCCCGGCTTGGTCACAAGCTTGCTTTTAACTTCTGTCTTTCTTCTAAGCTCAGTAACAAGCGCCAGGATCTCTGGCACCCACTCCTATTCCTCCTTTTGGGAGGAACTCTAGAGGGAGAAGAGGCTTTAAGACAGGgaacaaaggccctgagatcagagggtgcctgtttgagaaatagcaaagagactaGTGTGGTTAGAGAAGAAGCAAGTAAAAgggaaatagactatactatcagggaggtaatagggcattgcgtgtggaacctagagacttagtaagacagggaacagagaggcccccaaatctgcaaacaaagtaacaagaaatgggcgcagaaacaaagccattccccagaaacaaagccattctgcACAACAATGGGGCAGGGTGTCTAAAAATAGCCCCCATACATCTTTAAaactgcctttcagaagcagctggagaaaacctggcccagggacatgcacagaacatccacctgtgactgctgtgtgaccttccaccaggggcagtgaggggcgcAACCCCGGCTAGGGAATTCAACccagggagcgagagactgcgcaggcgcaacaccccataataagtcctgctatgaatcccagaggcctccaggacagaagCCATCGTGGAAAGCTGCtgcttagttaacatatcccacctgtgcctatgaataaacatgaatcttttcctgcccaagaacttctAAAATCTAGAGCCTATCTTTTGTTCTGCGAGATGAGGGTaagtgttgctctaggccctcctcatcttcgcttgcaagcctcttcaataaagctttgcttgtgtggaaaactacgagccttacctgctcattcttgaccagtgagaggcaagaaccttattctggtaataGCTTGACTCCAggaggaagaagtacaagaaggAAAGAGACAGAACAATTCCTAGAGATTTATTATAATTATATGCTTCTTTGGCTTTCATGctgccacacagacacacatattcAAATACTCTAGAGCACTCTGAAGAGTGGCCCAAACGCAGAGATTGCAAGCCAATCATTGAGAAGTCTGGAGCCCCACCAGTCTCCTTCTCCGTCCCACCATCTGATGCAGTAGCCGTAGTCAAGTGCCTaggagagagaaataaaacatgAAGGGGAGCCTTAATGAAGAGCTTCTAAGAAAGTTCACAGATCCCAGAGGACCCCGGTGGACAGCCAAAAAGCTGACAAAGGCCCGTGCCCTAGCTTttccaaatgactggaagatagCCACAGCCTCTTCTTCAACTTTATGCTGTCATAGAAAGTTAATTACCTTTTGCATCAGTGCTGTCAGAAtcatcctggggaaaaaaaagaccaaagcatCTGTAGAGTCTCAAATTCTACAGTGAACATTTGTGTTCACAAACACTGCTCACTCCTTGCTCTCAAagttttcttttgtgattttctAAACCACACAACTTTTTGATAGACTAATGTAGAAGGatttaaactttgaaaaatatacCACTGGTACTCAATAAATAGCACTACGTCACGCATAATTTAGTTTCACAATTTTGATTAATGCCTCTGCTCCTTGGACTGGTGCCTTAGGGCGGAGAAGTAGACGAGAGGTAGAGAAGAGGAGGGTCTTGCTGGGATTGTCTAAAGCCTGGAGAGGAACACTCCACATCCCGTGGCAAATTCAGATTCAGCTAACATACACTGAGAACTACTGTGTGCCAGGGGCTGGGATA
The window above is part of the Elephas maximus indicus isolate mEleMax1 chromosome 19, mEleMax1 primary haplotype, whole genome shotgun sequence genome. Proteins encoded here:
- the AARSD1 gene encoding alanyl-tRNA editing protein Aarsd1, which gives rise to MAFLCQRDSYAREFTTTVVSCRPAELQTEGSNGKKEVVNGFHVVLEDTLLFPEGGGQPDDRGTISDIAVLRVTRQGSQADHFTQTPLTPGSQVQVRVDWERRFDHMQQHSGQHLITAVADHLFGWKTTSWELGRLRSVIELDSPSVTTEQVAAIEQSVNEKIRDRLPVNVRELSLDDPEVEQVRGRGLPDDHAGPIRVVTIEGIDSNMCCGTHLSNLSDLQVIKILGTEKGKKNKTNLIFLAGNRVLKWMERSHGTEKALTSLLKCGAEEHVEAVKKLQNSTKLLQKNNLNLLRDLAVHTAHSLRNSPDWGGVVVLHRKEGDSEFMNIIANEIGSEETLLFLTVGDEKGAGLFLLAGPAEAVENLGPRVAEVLEGKGAGKKGRFQGKATRMSRRAEVRALLQDYINTQSAEE